DNA from Onychomys torridus chromosome 1, mOncTor1.1, whole genome shotgun sequence:
CCTTCAGCCCTTCCCCTGATgggtctgcccccccccccaattccgcCCCCACCACCTCTCTCCTCAAGCTTTggtgtccctcctcctcctcctggtatCCACTACCAGCATCTCATGCCCCCCCCTCCTCGATTACCTCCTCATCTGGCTGTACCTCCCCCTGGGGCCATTCCACCAGCCCTTCACCTCAATCCAGCCTTCTTCCCCCCACCAAATGCTACAGTGGGGCCTCCACCAGATACTTACATGAAGGCCTCTACACCTTATAACCACCATGGCAGGTAAAAACTATATTTCCCTGCAGATTTGAGCCAGGATAGTAGAGTAGACagtgtctttatttatttgtttgttttcgagacatgctctaactatgtagaccagattgacctCTAGACAGCAttttgctggacagtggtggcacacacattccagaggcaaaggcaagccagcctggtctacagagtgagttaagTAGACAGTGTTTTAGACATTTGTTTTACATGAGTTAGTACTGAATGCTAATACTTTTCCTCTATAATCTTGTGATGTTGAGTCTTGGGACATAGATTAGTATCTGTCAGAGGTTTGTTTTACATCCCTATATGTGCAAGTACACGTGTGTGCAACTACATGTGTGCTTTTGTGTACTAGAATATGGAAGCCAAAGGACAACCTTTGGTGTCATCCTCAATTTTGTTGTCCACCTTGCTTGAAACAGTTTTTCATTGGCTTAGAGCTCTCTTAAGTAGAATAAATTGGCtagctagtgagccccagggatccacctgtctccactttcccagtactgagattataagcatgttcCACCATTCCTggtatttttatgtgggttctgggcatttgaactcaggttcccatgcttacctggcaggcactttactggcTAATTTAGTTCCCCCAACTCcatcaatgcttttttttttttaaatgcctccACCAGCTtgtgggcaagtctgtagggcattttctttcttctttcttctttctttctttctttatttctttctttctttttttaagtttatttatttattatgtatacagaagagggcaccagatcttattatagatggttgtgagcaaccctgaggttgctgggaattgaactcaggacctctggaagagcaaacggtgcgcttaacctctgagccacctctccagcccatcaatGCTTTTTAGTTAGTGTTTTCTGTCTTCATCTTAACTACCTGACCTAAATCATATCTTTCGTAACTCCCTTTAAGCAGCTTGATTAAACTTGGTGCCATAAATGACTGCAGTGATTAATACTTTTGTGTCAAACCAAAATTATGAACATATGTGACATAAATCCtgtccttgaaaaaaaatgagggctggggagatggctcagaggttaagagcattggctgctcttccagaggtccggagttcaattcccagcaaccacatggtggctcacagccatctgtaatgagatctggtgccctcttctggcctgcaggtatacatgcagacaaaatactgtatacataataaataaatcttaaaccaTTTGAGACATATCCTAGAGAAGAATTAAATAACAGTATTATAGAATATGGTGAAAGTAATAAAGGATGTGGCAGTCTAATATTATCTCTCTGCAGCCGAGATTCGGGCCCCCCACCCTCTACAGTGAGTGAAGCTGAATTTGAAGAGATAATGAAGCGAAACAGAGCAATTTCCAGCAGTGCCATTTCCAAAGCAGTGTCTGGAGCCAGTGCAGGTAATTAACTCTTACTTTGCTGCCTTAGGCTTAAATTTTCCCCTTTATCATTTCCATTGGGAAAAGTTGAAGTTGGAGCACTGTTAGATGTCAGAAGATAAGCACTTCAAAAGAAGTGTATGACTTAGTTTCTCGGCTTTGGGGAAGCTCCAGTGATGTGTCTAAACCTGCTCTGTAGAGAACAACTCAGTGCCTACACTATTAGTAATAGACATTGTAGAATGTAATTGCTATCTTGGGAGATCTTTATCTCAGAAGTAATCTTTAGACCTGTGTCTGTGTAGTAACTCCATACAGGTAGAATTAAAAGCTCTGGGGTTTTAGAAGTAGTGCCTCAACTAGATGGTGCTATGACAACAGATTTGTTACACTAAGAAATCTGGGCAGAGCTGGTGGCCTGTGGGTGGCCTGTTCTAGAAAGGCCATTGGTTACCATCCTAAGGCATATCACATGCTTAGCTAGCTTGCCCTGCTCTCAGCATTACCTTTTCACTTCCTATGTCATTAGTGTATCTTACCTCTAATATCTGTTGAGCTGTACTGTGTGTCTGGCACTAGGCCAAACACTTTACATAGATCACTTGATTTGCCTACAAACTTACCTCATAAGTTTTAACAACTAGTAATCTGTAGAGCCATTGTTCCTTAATTTATGTAGCCTAGCGAGGTCCTagcaaagataaaacaaacaatattATTAAAACATGGTTAAACATACACAGTTCTATGAACAGAAAATTTTTAGAATTGTTGGCTCAAATGTTTATTTAACagtttattttttagacaggtgtgtgtgtgtgtgtgtgtgtgtgtgtgtgtgtgtgtgtgtgtgtgttttgcatgtgtatatgtacatatatcacaTTCATCCTTGGGACCCAGGTGCCTATTGGATTACCTAAAACTGGAGTtaatgggtggttgtgagctgtcacgtaGGTGCAGGAactcaaacctgggttctctacaAGACCAACAAGTGATCTGAACAGCtaagcatctctctagccctaggaCAGTTTATTTTAATCAGTGTTGTCAAGTAGCCCTTGGACAAGGGTGCACTGATTATAGAGCCACTAGCCTATGTCAGATTTTAAACTGTACTGTAACTGTCATTCAGTTTTATACCTGCTATGTCTGCCTTGTCCATTTTACCATGGCCCTTTAAAATAGCCAGTCACTCAGAATTTGTGTCCTCCTGCATTCTCTTTTTGGTCCAATTTCGTTGCTGCCTTTCCTCATCTTTGGCCTTTCTCTCCATCCTACCAGGGGATTACAGTGATGCCATTGAGACACTACTCACAGCCATTGCAGTTATCAAACAGTCCCGAGTCGCCAACGATGAGCGTTGTCGTGTCCTCATCTCCTCTCTTAAGGACTGTCTTCATGGCATAGAGGCCAAGTCCTACAGTGTGGGTGCCAGTGGAAGCTCTTCCAGGTGAGCTGATTGACTTGGGGGCTGATAGGCCTCGAGCAATACTCTCCTGCAGGTTGGCTGGGAAAAGAAGGAAATCCAGGGTATCTGATAAGGGTCTAGATTAAAGAGGGGACCTAACATTCACGTCTTTAAGGAGAAGAAATTAATGAGATGATTTCATTAATTAAGTATTGTTAATGTCTGGAACCTGTCTTTGGTAGAATCATTGGCctcatttaggaaaaaaatactaACAAAGAACACAGACTTCcatgctggggaggtagctcagtgataAGATTTCTTACCTAGCATttatgaggccctaggttcagtcttCACCATGGGATCAAGGAAAAGGGGGAATTGGACTAAGTGAACACATAGGGATTTTGAATCTTAGGTTTGAATTTCAGTTCTGTTGCTAACTACCTGTTTGACCATCTTGAGTATGGAAGTTAGCAACGTTCCAAGAACTTAAGGGGAAAAGTCCTAGTGCTTACCTACAGACCTGTTATAAAGATGAAATCATAATACTTAACAGAATTCTAAATACCCTGTCCAATACATTAGTAAGGTCTTGATAAATCGGTCAACCATTTCCCCCATAAAGATTAGGCTTCAAAGAGCTAAGATCCTTAGACAGTATCCCCATGATAGAGAACTAAGAATGTTTTAAGCAAACACTGGAAGATATAAAACCCCATGTAGAAAGAATGTGGTGCCCTCTGAGTTGAGACTGAAGGATCTTTCTGACAGGAAAAGACATCGGTCCAGGGAGAGGTCACCCAGCCGGTCCCGGGAGAGCAGCAGGCGGCACCGAGACTTGCTTCATAACGAAGATCGGCATGATGATTATTTCCAAGAGAGGAACCGGGAGCATGAGAGACACCGGGATAGAGAACGGGACCGGCACCACTGAGAAAGGTGGGAAGAAGCCCTGTTCCTGACCAATGGATTGAGTATaaaatgggtgtggtggctcatgcccataatcccagcattgggaggtcaaggcaggaggattgccatgagttgaAGGGcaacctggactacaaagtgagaccctgtctcaaaaagaaagatttgTTAAAGAGATGTTCCTCTCTCCCCCGAGTTCTCAATAAATGAAAACCACTGTTACTAGCATTATTACATTTTAATCCCAATTTTCAAGTAAAAGGGAAAACTGGCCAAGGCAGAAGAGATTGTTGCCTTAGTTTTCATGAAACATGACTTCAAGAATTGATATCCAttaaaaagattttgaaaattgGAGTTTTAGAGTAGGAAAAACCATTCCGAAAAGCCTTTAATAGCTTTAGAGACCCTATGAATAACTATAATAgaaggatatttttgtttttagtaaacTTTGTTAAAAGCTGGGGTGTGGGGGAATTGGCGTGGGTAATTGAAGTTAGATTGGATTGTCTGGCTCGGGGACTGTGTCAGCAGGACTTAGGCTCCCTGTCTCTCAGCTCTGCTCTTCTAGATTTTCATTCACAGAAACATCTCCATCTTGGAGGATGAGCCTGTAACTCCTGAGTTTTATCCCACCATTTTGCAATCCCAACTGAAAGAAAGCTGCTAAGGATTGTGTGGAAATGTATAAAATAGACTAGAATATGGCTAAGAGGATCTGTTTGGTCTGCTGTCTGCTTGATTGTTGAGAAGTAATATAGTTGAGCAGGCTGTGTAGATCTTAACTATGGATGACTGGATGACAGAAACTGGAAACCCTTACTTGTGTATCTTCATAGGTCATGGTAAACTCAAACCTTCTGAACGTTCTGCCTAGGTACAGTCTACTAACAGACAGGAAAGCATTCCCTTGTGTTTGCCCTCTGCTTTGTTGTTGGCGTTATCTACCTTaactttttcagttttttgagacggggtttcttttATATGGTCTTGACTTTCGTAggctcattatgtagaccagtctagccttgaactcacaaagatcttcctgtctctgactcttgaaAACTGGGATTAAAAACAACCTGGCACTTTACTTCAACAGTTTTATAGCTAAGAGTGTTTTTGTCATCTTCCACAGAAAGTAAATGGAATGATAAAAATTACTAATGTTTTCAATCTACacctttttctgtccttttttatTAAGcggtctgtttctttttatcttgtctttttaaataatttttttcacagtatattctgatcatggttccccttctctcatctcctcctagatcctccccacctcccaaacAATCCAActcctgccttctttctctctttagaaaacaaacaggcaatactttctttgttctttacttATCTCATGGAATTCTACAATGTAGGATAACTCGCATAAGAGCCAACAGTTTAGCTCTGAATGagttctgtgtttgtctttctagattTTTGCAACATATTGAGTTTTGAAAGGTGCTCACATAACATACATGGCCTGTGGAAATGCAGGTTAATGAAGATGGAGCCTACTAGTGGCTTTGGCCTTTTTTCTCATTGGGGCTGGGCAAGGTGGGCATGGATGTCTTGGTTCTACTCTTTCCCTTCAGTAAGTAGCAGCATCACCTCTTCTGAGCTAGCACAATTGAAGACTTACTTGAAATCCAAAACAACCAGCACTGGGTGTTGTGATCAAACTTGTAATGCTGGTACTTAGGAAGCCTAGATAGAaccacaagttcaagggcagccagggctacctagcaGGACctagtggggggagggggagccaTCGCCTCCCATTATGTAGTATGTGTTCTTTGGAAATGGATGGGATAAGAGTGACCTGGGAGAGGTggagtgacacacgcctttaatcccagccctcaggagttagcggcaggcagatctcttgagttgtggaggccagcctggtccacagagtgagttccaggacagccagagctacacagagagactctgtcttgaaaaactaaaacaaagtgaTCAGGAAGGGAGCTGTTAATTGGTCTGTGCAAAGCAGCAGTTGTAGTCTTAATCCATATTCAGTGTGCTTAACAGAATATATGACTGTATATGAACATTCCTGCTGCCTTTGCTCCTTTAACAATCTTTTGACAGTGAAATTGCCAGCAAGATTTATTGGTCTACCTGAAAGTCCTCTTTTGGTAGttataggaaaacatttatttgactAGTACAGGCCTGTGATGAAGTGAGGAAAGCTCACTCTTGGGTAAGTTTTCCACATCACTTCTTTTCCTGTTCCCTTAACACATATGTGttgcgcccgcctcgaccagcaaggatgatgcaacaccgggattcttcttaatacagtttaatcagacccttggttagttgcattgtctctctctcctggggcaagcctctcccagcacctaagtagggctgggctgccaaccccaggcagccacgtgggcactgtccacaggttcacgaatatgccagcagcacacgaatccagccatagccaaataaggaactgtttaccataaagagtgtttgccatcgggaaggcagagggtagaagccagcgccatctttagggtgcggctacacgcagctctctacatatATGTACA
Protein-coding regions in this window:
- the Cpsf7 gene encoding cleavage and polyadenylation specificity factor subunit 7 isoform X2 — protein: MSEGVDLIDIYADEEFNQDSEFNNTDQIDLYDDVLTATSQPSDDRSSSTEPPPPVRQEPSPKPNNKTPAILYTYSGLRSRRAAVYVGSFSWWTTDQQLIQVIRSIGVYDVVELKFAENRANGQSKGYAEVVVASENSVHKLLELLPGKVLNGEKVDVRPATRQNLSQFEAQARKRIPPRAHSRDSSDSADGRATPSENLVPSSARVDKPPSVLPYFNRPPSALPLMGLPPPPIPPPPPLSSSFGVPPPPPGIHYQHLMPPPPRLPPHLAVPPPGAIPPALHLNPAFFPPPNATVGPPPDTYMKASTPYNHHGSRDSGPPPSTVSEAEFEEIMKRNRAISSSAISKAVSGASAGDYSDAIETLLTAIAVIKQSRVANDERCRVLISSLKDCLHGIEAKSYSVGASGSSSRKRHRSRERSPSRSRESSRRHRDLLHNEDRHDDYFQERNREHERHRDRERDRHH
- the Cpsf7 gene encoding cleavage and polyadenylation specificity factor subunit 7 isoform X1 codes for the protein MSEGVDLIDIYADEEFNQDSEFNNTDQIDLYDDVLTATSQPSDDRSSSTEPPPPVRQEPSPKPNNKTPAILYTYSGLRSRRAAVYVGSFSWWTTDQQLIQVIRSIGVYDVVELKFAENRANGQSKGYAEVVVASENSVHKLLELLPGKVLNGEKVDVRPATRQNLSQFEAQARKRECVRVPRGGIPPRAHSRDSSDSADGRATPSENLVPSSARVDKPPSVLPYFNRPPSALPLMGLPPPPIPPPPPLSSSFGVPPPPPGIHYQHLMPPPPRLPPHLAVPPPGAIPPALHLNPAFFPPPNATVGPPPDTYMKASTPYNHHGSRDSGPPPSTVSEAEFEEIMKRNRAISSSAISKAVSGASAGDYSDAIETLLTAIAVIKQSRVANDERCRVLISSLKDCLHGIEAKSYSVGASGSSSRKRHRSRERSPSRSRESSRRHRDLLHNEDRHDDYFQERNREHERHRDRERDRHH
- the Cpsf7 gene encoding cleavage and polyadenylation specificity factor subunit 7 isoform X3, with the translated sequence MGRDFRVNTLNSWWSLDGPVIMWTTDQQLIQVIRSIGVYDVVELKFAENRANGQSKGYAEVVVASENSVHKLLELLPGKVLNGEKVDVRPATRQNLSQFEAQARKRECVRVPRGGIPPRAHSRDSSDSADGRATPSENLVPSSARVDKPPSVLPYFNRPPSALPLMGLPPPPIPPPPPLSSSFGVPPPPPGIHYQHLMPPPPRLPPHLAVPPPGAIPPALHLNPAFFPPPNATVGPPPDTYMKASTPYNHHGSRDSGPPPSTVSEAEFEEIMKRNRAISSSAISKAVSGASAGDYSDAIETLLTAIAVIKQSRVANDERCRVLISSLKDCLHGIEAKSYSVGASGSSSRKRHRSRERSPSRSRESSRRHRDLLHNEDRHDDYFQERNREHERHRDRERDRHH
- the Cpsf7 gene encoding cleavage and polyadenylation specificity factor subunit 7 isoform X4, which produces MGRDFRVNTLNSWWSLDGPVIMWTTDQQLIQVIRSIGVYDVVELKFAENRANGQSKGYAEVVVASENSVHKLLELLPGKVLNGEKVDVRPATRQNLSQFEAQARKRIPPRAHSRDSSDSADGRATPSENLVPSSARVDKPPSVLPYFNRPPSALPLMGLPPPPIPPPPPLSSSFGVPPPPPGIHYQHLMPPPPRLPPHLAVPPPGAIPPALHLNPAFFPPPNATVGPPPDTYMKASTPYNHHGSRDSGPPPSTVSEAEFEEIMKRNRAISSSAISKAVSGASAGDYSDAIETLLTAIAVIKQSRVANDERCRVLISSLKDCLHGIEAKSYSVGASGSSSRKRHRSRERSPSRSRESSRRHRDLLHNEDRHDDYFQERNREHERHRDRERDRHH
- the Cpsf7 gene encoding cleavage and polyadenylation specificity factor subunit 7 isoform X5 → MGLPPPPIPPPPPLSSSFGVPPPPPGIHYQHLMPPPPRLPPHLAVPPPGAIPPALHLNPAFFPPPNATVGPPPDTYMKASTPYNHHGSRDSGPPPSTVSEAEFEEIMKRNRAISSSAISKAVSGASAGDYSDAIETLLTAIAVIKQSRVANDERCRVLISSLKDCLHGIEAKSYSVGASGSSSRKRHRSRERSPSRSRESSRRHRDLLHNEDRHDDYFQERNREHERHRDRERDRHH